A window of Candidatus Dojkabacteria bacterium contains these coding sequences:
- a CDS encoding superoxide dismutase, translated as MVKQYTLPDLPYAYEALEPVISREIMQLHHDKHHAAYVNGANAALKTLEEGRQGKEINVKAVMRDLSFNLNGHLMHSIFWANMRAAEEENEASDRLQSLLAEQFGSYEAFKAEFAAAGKAVEGSGWVALCANATNDLVVMTFEKHNLLSLVTFDPVLVLDVWEHAYYLDYKNDRGAYVDAFWKIVNWEDVEMRVIGD; from the coding sequence ATGGTCAAACAGTACACTTTGCCAGATCTACCTTATGCATATGAAGCATTAGAGCCTGTAATTTCCCGAGAGATTATGCAGCTTCACCATGATAAGCACCATGCTGCATATGTAAACGGAGCAAATGCTGCGCTGAAGACGCTTGAAGAAGGCCGACAGGGCAAGGAGATCAATGTGAAGGCTGTTATGCGCGACCTTAGCTTTAACCTCAATGGCCACCTGATGCACTCGATCTTCTGGGCAAATATGCGGGCAGCAGAAGAGGAAAATGAGGCTTCTGATAGATTGCAAAGCTTGCTAGCAGAGCAGTTTGGGTCATACGAAGCATTTAAGGCAGAGTTTGCAGCAGCAGGGAAAGCTGTGGAAGGCTCAGGATGGGTAGCACTTTGCGCAAACGCCACCAACGACCTAGTTGTAATGACATTCGAGAAGCACAATCTGCTGTCTTTGGTAACATTTGACCCAGTACTGGTACTCGATGTATGGGAGCATGCCTACTACCTCGACTATAAGAATGATCGAGGCGCATATGTTGATGCATTCTGGAAGATCGTGAACTGGGAAGATGTAGAGATGCGCGTAATCGGCGACTAA
- a CDS encoding flavodoxin family protein, which translates to MTPQESKNIQIIFASASGNVAAVCEKVAEILNANGFVAQLHRAESTKFELIAANQLFIFATSTWEHGVISPYFEPLLKEISKNSVEGKYAGFIGLGDTRYEPVLFCGGMITLQETFEKQGGTSISVPLKINGDPYSLLDNMVTDWTKKFISDLSNFNYRKAENDAKSVVNNIEEKEEAPKDISI; encoded by the coding sequence ATGACACCTCAAGAATCAAAAAACATTCAAATAATTTTCGCTTCCGCCTCTGGCAATGTTGCAGCAGTGTGTGAAAAGGTAGCCGAAATTCTCAATGCAAACGGCTTTGTCGCTCAACTTCATCGGGCAGAATCAACAAAGTTTGAACTAATTGCAGCAAACCAGCTTTTTATCTTTGCCACTTCTACATGGGAGCATGGTGTAATTAGCCCATATTTCGAGCCACTTCTAAAAGAGATATCGAAAAATAGTGTGGAAGGTAAGTATGCTGGGTTTATTGGATTAGGTGATACAAGGTATGAGCCTGTTCTTTTCTGTGGTGGAATGATTACGCTGCAAGAGACATTTGAAAAACAGGGTGGAACTTCGATCTCAGTACCGCTGAAGATCAACGGGGACCCATACTCACTGCTTGATAATATGGTGACTGATTGGACCAAGAAATTTATTAGTGACCTAAGCAATTTTAATTACCGCAAGGCCGAAAATGATGCCAAAAGTGTTGTAAATAATATCGAAGAGAAGGAAGAGGCGCCGAAAGACATTTCAATATGA
- a CDS encoding 2-oxoacid:acceptor oxidoreductase family protein, with product MSKYRRTVVKVGGESGQGINSVGEILSDALKGVGYKVFAYREYPSLIKGGVAAFQIEWSDLPISSPSAKCDLLVCISRATIYEYLQTLNSDGLLIHSLPKVHFNKEEEKFIQENSIKVHYVKADELALLEGGNKIMANVVLIGLIWKLIGESYESIEGSVLEVFGKKEQFIEGNKKSLAAGYNYEDAEMKMSVDGYAKDAAWAESYVLTGSHAFSLGTLSAGMKAYYSYPMTPSSPVLSYLAEVANKKDLIVKQVEDEISAVQMAIGSMFMGARAMTGTSGGGFDLMTETISNAGIAEIPLVILLAQRHGAATGLPTWTGSSDSEPGSVCWPRRISPLCCGR from the coding sequence ATGAGCAAGTATCGACGTACAGTTGTAAAAGTAGGAGGTGAGTCAGGCCAAGGGATCAACTCGGTTGGTGAGATTTTGAGTGATGCTTTAAAGGGAGTCGGGTATAAAGTCTTTGCATATCGCGAGTATCCCTCACTTATTAAAGGTGGCGTCGCAGCATTTCAGATTGAATGGTCAGATTTGCCGATAAGTAGCCCAAGCGCGAAGTGTGACCTACTTGTATGTATAAGCCGAGCTACGATATATGAGTATCTTCAAACCCTTAACAGTGACGGCCTCTTGATTCACTCACTCCCCAAAGTTCACTTCAATAAGGAGGAGGAGAAATTCATCCAGGAAAACAGTATCAAAGTACACTACGTCAAAGCCGATGAATTAGCGCTTCTTGAGGGCGGCAATAAGATAATGGCTAATGTTGTACTGATCGGACTTATATGGAAGCTAATTGGTGAGAGCTATGAGAGCATCGAAGGCTCAGTACTAGAGGTATTTGGTAAGAAAGAGCAGTTTATTGAAGGAAACAAAAAATCGCTAGCTGCAGGGTACAATTATGAAGACGCGGAGATGAAGATGTCGGTAGATGGCTATGCTAAGGATGCAGCTTGGGCAGAGAGCTATGTGCTAACAGGAAGTCATGCATTCTCTTTGGGGACGCTCTCCGCAGGCATGAAAGCATACTATTCCTATCCGATGACCCCATCATCACCAGTTCTGAGCTATCTTGCTGAGGTTGCTAATAAGAAAGATCTGATAGTGAAGCAGGTAGAGGATGAGATATCGGCTGTGCAGATGGCTATAGGCAGTATGTTTATGGGTGCGCGAGCGATGACTGGCACCTCTGGTGGGGGTTTTGACCTGATGACGGAGACAATCTCAAATGCAGGCATAGCAGAGATCCCACTGGTAATCTTGCTGGCTCAGAGGCATGGTGCCGCAACCGGATTGCCAACATGGACCGGCTCATCTGACTCTGAACCTGGCTCTGTATGCTGGCCACGGCGAATTTCCCCGCTGTGTTGTGGCCGTTAG
- a CDS encoding thiamine pyrophosphate-dependent enzyme produces MGHVCSVTHKDYNSDNIYTWCTNCGNYGIHGALKNALVEECIKPTDIVLCFDIGCNGNGSDKIGGYRAHTLHGRVIPFAMGAAIANPNVHVVASAGDGATLGEGINHLIHAIRSDVNITFILHNNCNYGLTTGQASPTTPMGVEMNSTPGVVEIPPINVAQLALSLNPSFYARSFSGNVKQLTQLIRLGIHHNGFSLVEVLQDCPTYNEATPHNWYLERIYDITSVNDYSINNLEMAREATADLSGHIATGLLYKNGLDQGFRKSVATLDHAPIEIKDLLDEFK; encoded by the coding sequence ATGGGACACGTCTGCTCAGTCACACATAAAGACTACAACTCGGACAACATTTACACCTGGTGCACCAATTGTGGTAATTACGGCATCCATGGTGCATTGAAAAATGCCCTGGTCGAAGAGTGTATAAAGCCTACCGACATAGTGCTTTGCTTCGATATCGGCTGTAATGGCAATGGGTCAGATAAGATTGGGGGATACCGTGCGCACACATTGCACGGTCGTGTTATTCCCTTTGCGATGGGTGCGGCAATTGCAAATCCAAATGTGCATGTTGTTGCCTCTGCCGGGGATGGCGCTACGCTTGGTGAGGGAATTAATCATTTGATCCATGCTATCCGCTCCGATGTAAATATCACATTTATCCTGCATAACAACTGTAACTACGGACTGACGACTGGCCAAGCCTCCCCCACAACTCCGATGGGAGTCGAGATGAATAGCACACCAGGAGTTGTTGAGATCCCTCCGATTAATGTAGCCCAGCTGGCTCTCTCTTTGAACCCATCTTTCTACGCGAGGAGCTTCTCAGGAAATGTGAAGCAGCTTACACAGCTAATACGGCTTGGGATTCATCACAACGGGTTCAGCCTGGTCGAGGTGCTTCAAGATTGCCCAACTTATAATGAGGCAACGCCACACAACTGGTATCTCGAGAGAATCTATGATATTACCTCAGTTAACGATTACAGTATAAATAACCTCGAGATGGCGCGTGAAGCTACGGCTGACCTTTCTGGGCATATTGCTACCGGATTGCTCTATAAGAACGGACTAGACCAAGGATTTAGAAAGAGTGTTGCCACATTGGATCATGCGCCGATAGAGATCAAAGATCTACTTGATGAGTTTAAATAG
- a CDS encoding ElyC/SanA/YdcF family protein — translation MKRTAAIFTLFVLASIFVVIANTYIIYSYGDEKIYEKVEHVEQYEYGILFGAGVNSDGTAEDPLADRLKLTAELYNEGKIEKILVSGDNSDSHNNETDAMIEILTEKFGVSEEDIIEDEKGVRTFETCKRAGEQYDIEEALLITQGFHLRRAIYTCDKLGVESAGISATSRTYEGHWYYEMREFFAINRAWIDLQLD, via the coding sequence ATGAAGCGTACAGCAGCAATTTTCACACTTTTTGTTCTTGCCTCAATATTTGTAGTGATAGCCAATACCTACATTATCTATAGCTATGGTGATGAGAAGATATATGAGAAAGTTGAGCATGTAGAACAATACGAGTATGGAATCTTATTCGGCGCAGGGGTAAATAGTGATGGTACAGCTGAAGATCCATTGGCAGACAGATTGAAATTAACTGCTGAGCTGTATAACGAAGGTAAAATTGAAAAGATATTAGTCTCTGGCGACAATAGTGACAGCCATAATAATGAAACTGATGCAATGATTGAGATATTAACTGAAAAGTTTGGTGTGTCCGAAGAGGATATAATTGAAGATGAGAAGGGTGTAAGAACCTTTGAGACATGCAAAAGAGCAGGTGAGCAATATGACATCGAAGAAGCTCTCTTAATTACCCAAGGCTTCCACCTACGACGAGCAATCTACACATGCGACAAGCTAGGGGTTGAAAGCGCAGGAATATCGGCTACAAGCAGGACATATGAAGGGCATTGGTATTACGAGATGAGAGAATTTTTCGCAATAAACCGAGCCTGGATTGATCTACAGCTGGACTAG
- a CDS encoding acetate--CoA ligase family protein — protein MTTSLERLFNPSKVAVVGVSADPTKLGTVVYDNIEKSGFDGDLYPVNPKYREIYGKKCFSKVSKIPGKVDLVIIVVPSIFVFDVIKDCARKKVPYAVIISAGFSETGFEGRKLEEQIAAFAREHGVRIIGPNCLGVTFTDSKLNASFAVQAPMPGNVAFMSQSGAFNTALLDLADNRKLGFKYFVSLGNKVDINELDLLTEWLQDDSIKVIGAYIEQFSDGRRFLDIIANNKKKPIVLLHSGESEAGKRAVASHTGSLAGSANVIRAALRQYGVIQVDSEEKMLSALMMFSRSEIPDSNKVAVITNAGGPGIILTDHLEKNGLELAKLTAETSSIIKKSLPPAASIHNPIDVLGDAMSDRYKAVLDTLDKDKNVDAIIILLTPQLTTQIEDTAKLIINYDRRTETPIIPVFIGEKYVMQGLDRLWSNQIAAYQYIEEAVFSLKQMVAYKEFTEKQGRRSTISTTPGRSSRQVRSFASENEEVLKEEITKDICKEVRMDLPREALVSTLEQALDFRKKAGTPIVLKAVSEDVVHKIDEKYIYLNLDSEKDVEKAFKTLYKKVSSLVSPAKPRLLAQEMIMGGVELIVGVDREGSTTTSGFGHTLLIGTGGIYTELYKDTALRVLNITKDDASEMLAETKVHKILTGYRGQKKLAVDKVEELIMKVQRMVNFYPDISSLDINPLIVTEDRAVAVDVKLFVKKR, from the coding sequence ATGACCACATCATTAGAAAGACTTTTCAACCCAAGCAAGGTGGCAGTTGTTGGTGTTTCCGCCGACCCAACCAAGCTAGGCACGGTTGTCTACGACAACATAGAGAAAAGTGGCTTCGACGGTGACCTTTACCCAGTAAACCCAAAGTACCGTGAAATATATGGCAAGAAGTGCTTCTCTAAAGTCTCCAAAATTCCGGGCAAAGTAGATCTCGTTATCATAGTTGTACCCTCAATATTTGTTTTTGATGTAATAAAAGATTGCGCTCGCAAGAAAGTGCCATATGCTGTCATTATCAGCGCAGGATTCAGCGAAACCGGCTTCGAAGGACGAAAGCTTGAGGAGCAGATTGCCGCTTTTGCAAGAGAGCACGGCGTTAGAATTATTGGTCCGAACTGCCTTGGAGTGACATTCACAGATAGCAAGCTTAACGCATCGTTTGCTGTACAGGCTCCAATGCCTGGGAATGTAGCATTTATGTCGCAGTCCGGCGCATTTAATACCGCACTGCTTGATCTGGCTGACAACAGAAAGCTTGGCTTTAAATATTTCGTATCTCTGGGCAACAAGGTTGATATTAACGAGCTCGACCTTCTAACTGAGTGGCTTCAAGACGATTCTATAAAAGTTATCGGTGCATACATCGAGCAGTTTAGCGACGGACGTCGTTTCTTGGACATAATAGCAAACAATAAGAAGAAGCCGATCGTATTGCTCCACTCAGGCGAAAGCGAGGCAGGAAAGAGGGCTGTAGCCTCTCATACAGGGTCGCTAGCTGGTAGTGCGAACGTGATCAGGGCTGCTCTGAGGCAGTATGGGGTAATCCAGGTTGATAGCGAGGAGAAGATGCTAAGTGCTTTAATGATGTTCTCCAGATCTGAGATACCTGATTCAAACAAAGTTGCAGTTATAACCAATGCAGGCGGACCAGGAATTATACTTACCGACCACCTAGAGAAGAATGGATTGGAGCTTGCAAAGCTTACCGCCGAGACTTCATCAATAATCAAAAAATCTCTCCCGCCAGCAGCTAGCATTCATAACCCGATTGACGTACTGGGAGATGCGATGTCTGACCGTTATAAAGCTGTGTTGGATACATTGGACAAAGATAAAAATGTCGATGCGATCATTATCCTACTCACTCCACAGCTGACCACGCAGATTGAAGATACCGCCAAGCTTATTATTAACTACGATCGGAGGACAGAGACTCCAATCATTCCCGTATTCATCGGTGAAAAATATGTAATGCAGGGCTTAGACAGATTGTGGAGCAATCAGATAGCCGCATACCAATATATTGAGGAGGCCGTATTTTCCTTAAAGCAGATGGTTGCCTATAAAGAATTTACTGAGAAACAGGGGCGACGAAGCACAATCTCTACTACCCCTGGAAGATCCAGCCGACAGGTCAGATCGTTTGCAAGCGAAAATGAGGAGGTGCTTAAGGAAGAGATAACCAAAGATATCTGCAAAGAGGTTAGGATGGATCTTCCTCGTGAGGCACTCGTAAGTACACTTGAACAGGCACTAGATTTTCGTAAGAAAGCGGGAACTCCAATAGTCCTTAAGGCTGTCAGTGAGGATGTCGTCCACAAGATCGACGAGAAATATATCTACCTCAATCTGGACAGCGAGAAAGATGTCGAGAAGGCCTTTAAGACACTGTACAAAAAGGTATCTTCGCTCGTATCCCCTGCCAAGCCCCGACTGCTTGCCCAGGAGATGATTATGGGCGGTGTAGAGTTGATTGTTGGGGTTGACCGGGAAGGAAGCACTACTACATCTGGCTTTGGTCATACCTTGCTAATCGGTACTGGTGGTATATACACCGAGCTGTACAAAGACACTGCCCTCCGTGTATTGAATATCACCAAGGATGATGCGAGTGAGATGCTAGCCGAAACAAAGGTTCACAAAATCCTCACAGGCTACCGCGGTCAGAAGAAATTGGCTGTCGATAAGGTTGAGGAGTTGATAATGAAGGTACAGCGGATGGTGAATTTTTACCCTGACATATCATCGCTAGACATTAACCCATTGATCGTAACTGAGGATCGCGCAGTCGCAGTCGATGTGAAGCTTTTTGTAAAGAAGCGCTAA
- a CDS encoding quinone-dependent dihydroorotate dehydrogenase: MILSQMFGTSLADTIYQRFYKPHLFRQDPETVHDKHLHSGTILGKSAVTRGLTSFAFSYSNPALQCEFDGVKYLNPVGLSAGFDKDANLMSIMPSVGFGFMDVGSVTYKPYEGNPQPRLYRLPKSEALVVYYGLKNEGSEVIIERVAKFQEKDFHVNISIAKTNCKETSTLKGGIEDYYQCYKLFADRKVGSAYEINISCPNTFGGEPFTTPDKLDPLLAKLRTVKTDKPLYIKMPINLDWGDFDALLQVAVKYKVNGVVIGNLTKVRDARLIKDEIPENIKGGISGKPTQELSDKLIYDTYAKYGKDLTIVGVGGIFSAEDAYRKIRHGASLVQLITGMIYQGPQLIGKINKGLVGLMQEDGYATISEAVGADHRH; encoded by the coding sequence ATGATTCTTTCACAGATGTTTGGAACATCACTCGCCGACACGATTTATCAAAGATTTTACAAGCCTCATCTTTTTAGGCAGGATCCAGAGACGGTACACGATAAGCACTTGCATTCCGGTACTATACTTGGGAAATCAGCTGTTACTCGCGGCCTTACCTCGTTTGCTTTCAGTTATAGTAATCCGGCGCTTCAGTGCGAATTTGATGGCGTAAAATATCTGAATCCTGTGGGGCTCTCCGCCGGCTTTGATAAAGATGCAAACCTGATGAGCATAATGCCTTCGGTAGGATTTGGCTTTATGGATGTAGGCTCTGTGACATATAAGCCGTATGAGGGTAATCCACAGCCCAGGCTATACAGGCTGCCTAAGTCAGAAGCCTTGGTTGTCTATTACGGCCTGAAAAATGAGGGCTCGGAAGTAATCATCGAACGGGTCGCCAAATTTCAAGAGAAAGATTTTCATGTAAATATCTCGATAGCAAAGACAAACTGCAAAGAAACAAGCACACTCAAGGGTGGGATTGAGGACTACTATCAGTGCTATAAATTGTTTGCCGACCGTAAAGTCGGGTCAGCATATGAAATAAATATCTCATGCCCAAATACTTTTGGCGGTGAGCCATTTACAACTCCTGACAAGCTTGATCCACTGCTCGCAAAACTACGAACAGTGAAAACCGATAAGCCGCTTTATATTAAGATGCCTATCAATCTGGACTGGGGTGATTTTGATGCATTGCTTCAAGTAGCGGTTAAGTACAAGGTGAATGGGGTCGTGATAGGGAATCTGACAAAGGTGCGCGATGCCAGGCTTATCAAAGATGAGATTCCGGAGAACATTAAAGGCGGGATTAGCGGAAAACCAACGCAGGAGCTAAGTGACAAGCTTATATACGATACTTATGCAAAATATGGAAAGGATCTTACAATAGTTGGTGTTGGCGGGATCTTTTCCGCTGAAGATGCATATAGGAAGATCAGGCATGGGGCAAGCCTGGTACAGCTGATTACAGGGATGATCTATCAGGGTCCGCAGCTGATTGGGAAGATAAACAAAGGGCTTGTTGGTCTTATGCAGGAGGATGGCTACGCTACAATTTCCGAAGCAGTCGGAGCCGATCATCGGCATTAG
- a CDS encoding MFS transporter, producing MPKRIATLQFNKIILYLTYSDIVILSAWGLINPFIQLYMAEEINGGTIAAAGFATTIFLVFKSVFQMPVAKRLDANGGEYDDYKYLVGGSLLVAWTAFLFAFATEVWHVYVIQALSGFALALTFPSFNAIFTRHLGKNQEAMGWGFYDTIVGLGTALTAALGGLMIQYFNYRAIFMLVAIASVLGTLYIVAIKDSLYDFEVKKGFKGQANSLKGDKA from the coding sequence ATGCCTAAACGAATTGCTACGCTTCAGTTTAACAAAATCATCCTTTACCTCACCTACTCAGACATTGTAATCCTCTCCGCATGGGGGCTTATCAATCCATTTATCCAGCTCTACATGGCAGAGGAGATTAATGGCGGTACTATAGCTGCTGCAGGGTTCGCTACAACAATATTTCTTGTATTTAAAAGTGTTTTTCAGATGCCGGTCGCAAAGAGGCTTGATGCCAATGGTGGAGAGTATGATGATTATAAATACCTTGTAGGAGGCTCATTATTAGTTGCATGGACTGCATTCCTTTTTGCTTTTGCCACAGAAGTATGGCATGTCTATGTGATACAGGCGCTTTCAGGCTTCGCATTAGCCCTCACATTTCCGTCTTTCAACGCCATATTTACACGTCACCTCGGTAAGAATCAGGAAGCGATGGGGTGGGGGTTCTACGATACGATTGTTGGCTTGGGAACCGCATTAACCGCAGCTCTCGGTGGCTTAATGATTCAATATTTCAACTATCGAGCGATATTTATGCTCGTGGCTATTGCTTCTGTGCTTGGAACGCTATACATCGTCGCGATCAAGGACAGCCTCTATGACTTTGAGGTCAAGAAAGGATTTAAAGGGCAAGCGAATTCCCTAAAAGGTGACAAAGCTTAG
- a CDS encoding ABC transporter ATP-binding protein produces MKNLFALLRLSKPLHGLMIALTLLLVVGTLFELVTPLLSGKILDEVIQQVGAEDKVYTELIRLISISLFSTLVYLVIRSVGQRLGDHLGGHLRKHLTEIFYKKALSLPQSYYDSEMSGKILSQLSRGIVSIQGFVNVSTNFIIPTFLQGVIVIGILIYYNLALGLLMVAIIPIYTAISRYSTKRWGKREEKKNKIEDQSRSRIQESISNIRLVKSYTNEPKEYGLVSGYLAGINKIIWKQSNEYHAIDFVRETSLYLVLFATSLIIFYNALIGVITVGTVIVLMQLVERARYPLFGMSYILEQIQAIESGSKEFIEIINLPTSEDFDGNEKVKLVEKPEIRFDKVSFKYDTSEKVLDKVSFSIGHNEMVALVGPSGAGKTTIANLLLKLYEPTEGEIYLNDQQYSKLSHKFVRENIALVFQASELFSTTIKENVAYGSKLDDDKVVDALKKANAWEFVSNLKGGINAEVGERGIRLSGGQKQRIQVARAIYKDAPILILDEATSSLDAKSESEVSEAVDRLVEGRMVIVIAHRFSTIQNANKVIVLNNKGIEAIGNPQELSTKPGIYADLLQYQIEGNKKLLKKFELA; encoded by the coding sequence ATGAAAAACCTATTCGCACTTCTAAGACTCTCAAAGCCACTCCACGGCCTTATGATTGCCCTCACACTTCTCCTCGTAGTGGGCACTCTCTTCGAGCTCGTTACACCACTACTCTCAGGAAAGATACTTGACGAAGTAATCCAGCAGGTAGGAGCAGAAGATAAAGTTTACACAGAGCTCATACGGCTTATCTCGATTTCGCTTTTCTCCACGCTTGTATACCTAGTGATCCGATCAGTAGGACAGAGACTTGGTGACCACCTAGGAGGCCATCTACGCAAGCACCTGACCGAGATCTTCTACAAGAAAGCACTCTCACTCCCTCAGTCTTACTACGACTCGGAAATGTCAGGCAAAATATTGAGTCAGCTCAGCCGCGGAATTGTCTCAATCCAGGGCTTTGTTAATGTATCTACAAATTTTATTATCCCAACTTTCTTGCAAGGTGTGATCGTTATCGGAATCTTGATCTACTATAACCTGGCGCTTGGATTGCTCATGGTTGCTATTATCCCTATCTACACTGCAATTAGCCGCTACTCGACTAAGCGCTGGGGCAAGCGGGAAGAGAAGAAGAATAAGATAGAGGATCAATCACGATCAAGAATTCAGGAGTCAATCAGCAACATTAGGCTGGTTAAAAGCTACACTAATGAGCCGAAAGAGTACGGCTTGGTTTCTGGCTATCTAGCCGGGATTAACAAGATTATCTGGAAACAGAGCAACGAGTACCACGCAATCGACTTCGTGCGTGAGACATCGCTCTATCTGGTGCTTTTCGCCACTAGCTTAATCATCTTCTATAACGCCCTGATCGGTGTAATCACCGTTGGTACTGTAATCGTGCTTATGCAGCTTGTTGAGCGAGCTAGATATCCGCTATTCGGCATGTCATATATATTAGAGCAGATTCAGGCAATTGAATCAGGATCAAAAGAGTTTATCGAGATCATTAATCTCCCAACAAGTGAGGACTTTGACGGCAACGAAAAGGTAAAATTGGTGGAGAAACCAGAAATTAGGTTTGATAAAGTTTCATTTAAGTACGACACCTCCGAGAAAGTATTGGATAAAGTGTCATTCTCAATTGGGCACAATGAGATGGTAGCCCTAGTCGGCCCAAGCGGTGCTGGCAAGACTACGATTGCCAATCTCCTGCTCAAGCTGTATGAGCCAACAGAGGGAGAGATCTACCTCAACGACCAGCAGTATAGCAAGCTTTCACACAAGTTTGTCCGTGAGAATATCGCGCTTGTATTCCAGGCTAGCGAGCTCTTCTCAACTACAATAAAAGAAAATGTAGCATACGGATCTAAGCTGGACGACGACAAAGTGGTTGATGCGCTGAAGAAAGCTAATGCTTGGGAGTTTGTATCCAACCTGAAGGGCGGAATCAACGCCGAGGTTGGTGAACGCGGTATCCGCCTCTCAGGTGGACAGAAGCAGCGAATCCAGGTTGCACGCGCTATCTACAAGGATGCGCCTATATTGATCCTAGACGAGGCAACTTCAAGCCTCGACGCCAAGTCCGAGAGTGAGGTAAGCGAGGCAGTAGATCGATTGGTAGAGGGCAGAATGGTAATCGTAATTGCTCACCGCTTCTCAACCATCCAGAACGCCAACAAAGTAATCGTGCTAAACAATAAGGGTATCGAGGCAATCGGTAATCCCCAGGAGCTATCAACTAAGCCAGGTATCTATGCTGATCTGCTGCAATACCAGATCGAGGGAAATAAGAAGCTGCTTAAGAAGTTTGAGCTTGCCTAA
- a CDS encoding nucleoside monophosphate kinase: MKGIDFPIVKTKPPKSSREFDLTDPAERKVYFQEKVPKEIAELKDYFRDNTFVAYLLGKKMAGKGTYTKLLAEIFGSDLIKHLSVGDLVRATDQVKDDQKAKDELFNYLEKNYRGFIPLEEAFEAFINRDTSTLLPTEFILALVKREIELAGRVNLFIDGFPRNMDQISYSLYFRDLINYRNDPDIFVLIDLPEAVINERIKFRRICPVCNSSRHLTLFPTSLIEYDEENNEYFIKCDNPECEPHRMVGKEGDDKGIEVIKDRLVMDDELIRKAFGLHGVPKVLLRNAVPLDIVGEMVDDFEITKEYVYSGKGKDITVEQKEWIMIDDNGIESVSLLPSAVVVEFIKQLHSILIG; the protein is encoded by the coding sequence ATGAAAGGTATCGATTTTCCAATCGTCAAGACTAAGCCACCTAAATCATCAAGAGAGTTTGATCTCACTGATCCCGCCGAGCGCAAGGTGTATTTCCAAGAAAAAGTTCCGAAAGAGATTGCCGAGTTAAAGGATTATTTCCGCGACAATACTTTCGTCGCCTACCTACTTGGTAAGAAGATGGCAGGCAAAGGTACATATACAAAGCTGCTAGCCGAAATTTTTGGCTCGGATCTTATCAAGCACCTCTCTGTTGGTGACCTTGTAAGAGCTACTGACCAGGTAAAAGATGATCAGAAGGCTAAGGATGAGCTATTTAACTATCTTGAGAAAAACTACCGTGGCTTCATCCCGCTTGAGGAGGCATTTGAAGCGTTTATTAACCGCGATACATCAACACTTCTCCCTACAGAGTTTATCCTCGCACTGGTGAAGCGCGAGATCGAGCTTGCTGGTCGTGTAAACCTCTTTATCGATGGATTCCCTAGAAATATGGATCAGATCTCATATTCATTATATTTTAGGGATCTGATTAACTATAGAAACGACCCTGACATCTTTGTGCTGATTGACCTGCCTGAAGCAGTTATTAATGAAAGAATAAAATTCAGGAGAATCTGTCCGGTATGCAACAGCTCAAGGCACCTGACTCTTTTTCCAACTAGTCTGATTGAGTATGACGAGGAAAACAATGAGTATTTCATTAAATGTGACAACCCTGAGTGCGAGCCACACAGAATGGTTGGCAAAGAGGGAGATGACAAGGGAATAGAGGTAATCAAGGATCGGTTGGTTATGGATGATGAGCTAATTCGCAAGGCATTTGGGCTACACGGCGTGCCAAAAGTCCTGCTTCGCAACGCTGTACCGCTTGATATTGTAGGTGAGATGGTTGACGATTTTGAGATAACAAAAGAGTATGTTTATTCTGGCAAGGGCAAAGATATAACCGTCGAGCAGAAGGAGTGGATCATGATCGACGACAATGGTATCGAGTCAGTGAGCCTACTTCCTTCGGCTGTGGTTGTTGAATTTATCAAGCAGCTACACAGCATCTTGATTGGATAG